A portion of the Pseudodesulfovibrio alkaliphilus genome contains these proteins:
- the acpS gene encoding holo-ACP synthase, which translates to MIKGLGIDLTELHRVRDIWNRFGPRFAAKILTERELAQLPSHDPVPRLAALFAGKEAAVKALGTGFADGVHFKCVEILHARSGKPEIAFLDRGRDICDLRGVTAAHISLTHSRDTAAATVVLEGDPR; encoded by the coding sequence ATGATCAAGGGACTCGGAATCGACCTGACCGAACTGCACCGCGTCCGCGACATCTGGAACCGCTTCGGCCCCAGGTTCGCGGCAAAGATATTGACCGAACGCGAGCTGGCGCAACTGCCCAGCCACGACCCCGTGCCCAGACTGGCCGCCCTGTTCGCGGGCAAGGAGGCGGCGGTCAAGGCACTGGGAACCGGCTTTGCCGACGGGGTCCACTTCAAGTGCGTGGAGATCCTGCACGCCCGGAGCGGCAAGCCGGAAATCGCCTTCCTGGATCGCGGAAGAGATATCTGCGACCTTCGTGGCGTCACTGCGGCGCATATTTCCCTGACCCACTCCCGCGACACGGCCGCTGCCACCGTGGTGCTCGAGGGCGATCCCCGCTGA
- a CDS encoding CBS domain-containing protein, translating into MLKAKDIMTKECITLTPDTDISSAARLLIENKINGAPVIDEHGRVVGVLCQADLVAQQKKITLPSFFTLLDGVFPLSSHDELEREITKISAIKVGDAMSSSPVSVTPETGIDDIATMMANKKLYTLPVIEDGRLVGVVGKEDVLKTLLQG; encoded by the coding sequence GTGCTGAAAGCCAAGGACATCATGACCAAAGAGTGCATCACCCTGACCCCAGACACGGACATCTCCTCCGCCGCCCGCCTGCTGATAGAGAACAAGATCAACGGTGCGCCAGTGATCGACGAGCACGGCCGGGTCGTGGGCGTACTCTGTCAGGCCGATCTCGTGGCCCAGCAGAAGAAAATCACGCTGCCGTCCTTCTTCACCCTGCTGGACGGCGTGTTTCCGCTCTCTTCCCATGATGAACTGGAGCGGGAAATCACCAAAATTTCAGCCATTAAAGTGGGCGATGCCATGAGTTCAAGCCCTGTTTCCGTCACGCCGGAAACCGGCATCGACGACATTGCCACCATGATGGCCAACAAGAAACTCTACACTCTGCCGGTCATTGAAGATGGCCGTCTGGTGGGAGTGGTGGGCAAGGAGGACGTGCTCAAGACCCTGCTTCAGGGCTAG
- a CDS encoding SurA N-terminal domain-containing protein, whose product MARRFSLLTLLALFLFFTSSWAQEEAYDRILVKVNSGIITQYDLEEEMRPILASVRGRQMTQAERKQLADLRRQILERMVNDMLMKQEIAKYQIEVSDSVLDDEIRRMRDERGLSAEEFEETVRRDGLSMQEFRHKLRGIIEKQELLGYMVHSKVVVTDTEIQAEYEAKRDNYTLDKMVTLAIIMLPADVSAIEVKKRIEGGELTFSQAVERYSVGPGKDSGGVIGEVNWADLADDWRESIEGVKQGGVGQPLEVRGHTALLSPASIASDRLVPLEDVRDAIFERLMETKRDTIFDEYFEKLKQSSVIIYMD is encoded by the coding sequence GTGGCACGACGATTTTCCTTGCTCACCCTTTTGGCATTATTCCTTTTCTTTACCAGCTCCTGGGCGCAGGAGGAGGCGTACGACAGGATTCTGGTCAAGGTGAACAGCGGCATCATCACTCAGTACGACCTTGAAGAGGAAATGCGGCCCATCCTGGCATCCGTCAGAGGGCGGCAGATGACCCAGGCCGAGCGGAAGCAACTGGCTGATCTGCGTCGGCAGATCCTTGAGCGGATGGTCAATGACATGCTCATGAAGCAGGAGATAGCCAAGTATCAGATCGAGGTGTCGGACTCCGTGCTGGACGACGAGATCCGCAGGATGCGCGATGAACGCGGTCTGAGTGCCGAGGAGTTCGAGGAGACCGTCAGGCGCGATGGATTATCCATGCAGGAGTTCCGGCACAAGCTCCGGGGAATCATCGAGAAGCAGGAGCTGCTCGGTTACATGGTCCACAGCAAGGTAGTGGTGACCGATACGGAAATCCAGGCCGAGTACGAGGCCAAGCGAGACAATTATACTCTCGACAAGATGGTCACTCTGGCCATTATCATGCTGCCTGCGGATGTCTCGGCCATTGAGGTCAAGAAACGCATCGAGGGCGGTGAGCTGACCTTTTCCCAGGCGGTCGAGAGGTACAGCGTCGGCCCTGGCAAGGATTCGGGCGGTGTTATCGGTGAGGTCAACTGGGCTGATCTGGCGGACGACTGGCGCGAATCCATTGAGGGCGTCAAGCAGGGCGGTGTTGGGCAGCCTCTGGAAGTGCGCGGCCATACTGCGCTGCTTTCTCCGGCGTCAATTGCCTCCGACAGGCTTGTTCCCCTTGAGGATGTGCGCGATGCCATCTTCGAGCGGCTCATGGAGACCAAGCGGGATACAATTTTCGACGAGTACTTTGAGAAGCTCAAGCAGAGTTCCGTCATAATCTACATGGACTGA
- a CDS encoding chemotaxis protein CheW, producing MSIQVDPMYDADEVEADLELIQLVTFSIGEEEFGVNILQVQEIIRTMEITKVPRAPAFVEGVINLRGKVIPIVDMRSRFGLRAKEHDKYTRIIVIEIDMIIVGFVVDAVSEVLRLPANAVQPPPPVVAGMDADYIDGVGKLDERLLILLDLNSLLDSDEKEALTGV from the coding sequence ATGAGCATACAAGTCGATCCCATGTACGATGCCGACGAGGTCGAGGCCGATCTGGAACTCATCCAGCTTGTCACCTTCAGCATCGGCGAGGAGGAGTTCGGGGTGAACATCCTCCAGGTGCAGGAGATTATTCGCACCATGGAGATCACCAAGGTTCCCCGCGCTCCCGCCTTTGTGGAGGGCGTCATCAACCTGCGCGGCAAGGTCATCCCCATCGTGGACATGCGCAGCCGTTTTGGTCTGCGTGCCAAGGAGCACGATAAGTACACACGTATCATTGTCATTGAGATCGACATGATCATCGTCGGCTTCGTGGTTGATGCCGTGTCCGAGGTGTTGCGCCTTCCGGCCAATGCGGTCCAGCCCCCGCCGCCCGTGGTGGCGGGCATGGATGCCGATTACATCGACGGTGTGGGCAAGCTTGACGAGCGACTGCTTATCCTGCTCGATCTCAACTCCCTGCTCGACAGCGACGAGAAGGAAGCTCTGACCGGCGTGTGA
- a CDS encoding pyridoxine 5'-phosphate synthase gives MPSLTVNVDHVATLRQARMGIEPEPVTAAHMAELAGATGIIVHLREDRRHIQDRDVELIRKTCNTRLHLEMAATEEMRSIALDIAPEIVCLVPEKRQELTTEGGLNCLGREGELADYLAPLHERGIRSSLFIDADPAQIEAAAATGTEFVEIHTGHYADAKDIRDRRKELASILEGIRVARSLGLKVNLGHGLNYRNVLAFRHVEGVSEYSIGHAIMSKAIFVGLDRAVRDMAAIIRTFAD, from the coding sequence ATGCCGTCACTCACCGTCAACGTCGATCATGTGGCCACCTTAAGACAGGCCAGAATGGGCATAGAACCCGAACCAGTGACCGCCGCCCACATGGCAGAACTGGCCGGCGCCACAGGCATCATCGTCCACCTGCGCGAAGACCGCAGACATATTCAGGACCGCGACGTGGAACTGATCCGCAAGACCTGCAACACCCGCCTGCACCTGGAAATGGCCGCCACCGAAGAAATGCGGTCCATAGCCCTGGACATCGCCCCGGAGATCGTCTGCCTCGTACCCGAAAAGCGGCAGGAGCTGACCACCGAAGGCGGGCTCAACTGCCTGGGGCGCGAGGGCGAACTGGCCGACTACCTTGCCCCTCTGCATGAACGGGGCATCCGCTCCAGCCTGTTCATCGACGCAGACCCGGCGCAGATCGAGGCGGCTGCGGCCACGGGTACCGAGTTTGTGGAAATCCACACTGGCCATTACGCCGACGCCAAGGACATCCGCGACCGGCGCAAAGAGCTGGCTTCCATCCTGGAAGGCATCCGGGTGGCCCGCTCCCTTGGCCTCAAGGTCAATCTCGGACACGGGCTCAACTACCGCAACGTCCTGGCCTTCAGGCATGTCGAAGGTGTCAGCGAATACTCCATCGGCCACGCCATCATGTCCAAGGCCATTTTCGTGGGCCTGGACCGCGCCGTGCGCGACATGGCGGCCATCATCCGCACTTTTGCGGACTGA
- a CDS encoding NAD(P)H-hydrate dehydratase yields MLLPLPTPAEMAIWDHKTIKTIGIPGVTLMESAAREAVAVLLKTNGANDRHTPSIGQGPLDGQEIFCFAGSGNNGGDAFAMARHLTDLGADVTVFHTLPKKRYRGEARIHLELARRVGVSMRHLDAADAAGLPQPDIVVDGLLGTGLTGPLRPDSLALVRAVNRLGRRAFVLSIDIPSGLSGLTGQPQPEAVHADATVTFQAAKLGLAMPGAAQFTGSIHVRPIGIPNRIIRENPARHELLTDAILSRIPRPDPAMHKGSAGSVLIIGGSPGLTGAPRLAALGALRAGAGLVTVACPGGLADSVKGGSADIMTLPLGSGREWTPELANILQAELGRFHAVVVGPGLGRTMKTVDFLKSFVAQCPTHTVLDADALFCLAQIPETVHRLSETTILTPHPGEMARLIGQSTDEIQAARLDTARTFVETCRSVLVLKGAGTLIADRDRVRISPHAEPNLAVGGSGDVLAGVIAALMARGMRPAEAAALGVHWHGTTGRLLRENYPARGNLASEIADMLPQAAKEFSPC; encoded by the coding sequence ATGCTGCTCCCCCTGCCCACCCCGGCCGAAATGGCCATATGGGACCACAAAACCATCAAGACCATAGGCATCCCAGGTGTCACCCTCATGGAATCCGCCGCACGGGAGGCCGTGGCCGTGCTGCTCAAGACCAACGGAGCCAACGACCGGCACACTCCCTCCATCGGCCAGGGCCCTCTTGACGGACAGGAAATCTTCTGTTTCGCCGGGTCGGGCAACAATGGAGGAGACGCTTTTGCCATGGCCCGCCACCTGACCGATCTGGGCGCAGACGTAACCGTCTTCCACACCCTGCCCAAGAAGCGTTACCGGGGCGAGGCCCGTATTCATCTGGAGCTGGCACGGCGTGTCGGCGTATCCATGCGCCATCTCGATGCTGCGGACGCGGCCGGACTGCCCCAGCCTGACATCGTCGTGGACGGCCTGCTGGGCACCGGCCTCACGGGCCCCCTTCGACCCGACTCCCTGGCCCTGGTCCGGGCCGTGAACCGTCTGGGCCGTCGGGCCTTCGTCCTTTCCATCGATATCCCCTCGGGGCTGAGCGGCCTGACCGGACAACCCCAACCCGAAGCGGTCCATGCCGATGCCACGGTCACTTTCCAGGCGGCCAAGCTCGGGCTGGCCATGCCCGGTGCCGCGCAGTTCACGGGCTCCATACATGTCCGGCCCATCGGCATCCCGAACCGAATCATACGCGAGAATCCCGCCCGCCATGAATTACTCACCGACGCCATCCTGAGCCGCATACCCAGGCCCGACCCGGCCATGCACAAAGGCAGTGCGGGGAGCGTGCTCATTATCGGCGGCTCTCCCGGCCTGACAGGCGCCCCCCGGCTTGCGGCCCTTGGCGCTCTTCGCGCCGGGGCCGGGCTGGTCACGGTGGCCTGTCCCGGCGGGCTGGCCGACAGCGTCAAGGGCGGCTCGGCGGACATCATGACCCTACCCCTTGGTTCCGGTCGGGAATGGACCCCGGAGCTTGCGAACATTCTTCAGGCCGAGCTGGGCCGTTTCCATGCCGTGGTGGTTGGCCCCGGCCTGGGGCGGACCATGAAAACAGTTGATTTTCTCAAGTCCTTTGTAGCACAGTGTCCGACGCACACGGTTCTGGACGCGGATGCGCTGTTTTGCCTGGCCCAGATTCCCGAGACGGTCCACCGCCTCTCCGAAACGACCATTCTGACACCGCATCCAGGCGAGATGGCAAGGCTTATTGGACAATCAACGGACGAAATCCAGGCCGCGAGACTTGATACGGCCCGAACATTCGTCGAGACGTGCCGCTCTGTCCTGGTCCTCAAGGGGGCCGGAACCCTGATTGCCGACAGGGATCGGGTGCGCATCAGCCCGCATGCAGAGCCAAACCTGGCCGTAGGTGGTTCGGGCGACGTGCTGGCGGGGGTCATCGCCGCCCTCATGGCCCGGGGAATGCGCCCGGCCGAGGCCGCAGCCCTCGGTGTCCATTGGCATGGGACGACAGGTCGGCTGCTCCGTGAAAACTATCCGGCCAGGGGCAACCTGGCTTCCGAAATCGCAGACATGCTGCCGCAAGCGGCAAAGGAGTTCTCCCCGTGCTGA
- the mfd gene encoding transcription-repair coupling factor, with the protein MSSILPGALSEFIADKTKNLRVFKGGPGTQAMVARSMLDQGRSAVLVVPGVQEFKQVRALLALLSGSGGEKHSPSWERDWLFLPPYLSRHPEAQAWSERWAALYGLTYGKRPLGVLMTADNLLPHWPAASVVRENWVALTRGEEMSPEILLEQLVAWGYVRRKFVSGPGELAMRGDILDIYASGYDLPLRLEFFGDSIEEIRLFDLASQRSRSDLTEAVLLPVAPAITSGEYGDRARELWNRLRRTGEMGAAEESALLGRLEAADGFFWPGLYYPDPVSIERHFPEDAAFLLSGDLRGRLEDQDQAWRDFVDEELRQKGLRWPLRFFCRTHEGARTAWRDARQLVFDELTVGRDKHGIDLAETPYSDFTDIFWQPEASRRPWSALVAGLREWNRAGFRTILSFRSERSRAKFLSMAEPEQLPISLDYASGSCGVFALVSPLRRGMELTWSRTRILGEEVLQPEPSRTHAVRDTAFQGLDRYEDLADGDLLVHRDYGLAQFGGLHHMNIGDAANDYLLLYFAGEDKLYLPVDRLNLVQRFKGPEGGRQPALDKLGGTRWSTTTARVRKAVEKIAHELVEMYAFRRVGKGYSYGPPDDMYAEFEATFGFEETPDQDKAVRDVFRDMEKPEPMDRLICGDVGFGKTEVALRAAFRAALEGRQTALLCPTTVLAEQHYQTFSRRMEGFPVRIGLLSRFVPAKRQKDVLQAAAQGELDILIGTHRILSKDVELPNLGLLILDEEQRFGVKHKERLKHFRQNIDVLTLTATPIPRTLQLSLSGIRGLSVIETPPLDRKPVETAITERDAQALRGVLRRELERGGQVYWVYNRVNGLERVAEFVRELVPDARVGMAHGRMSEKGLEEAMRGFWHGEVDVLVCTAIVESGLDFPNANTLIVDQAQLFGLGQLYQLRGRVGRSERQAYAYFVVPSIDDLSETVRKRLRIILDMDYLGAGFKIAMEDLRLRGAGNILGEAQSGQIAKVGLDLFLEMLEEEVRRVRGETEIRASEPELNFVFEAHIPGSCIPDARERLRYYRALSSARDEAALCELEAEMRDRFGHPPRELETFLGVLRLKQTLSRLRAARAELYPARAVVSWDDGAPTVSTQALLDWVARRDGRARLMPPAKLEIRYLEAESTRLALENTAAELEELLDTAPAKPQAS; encoded by the coding sequence ATGTCATCCATTCTTCCAGGTGCACTTTCCGAGTTCATAGCGGACAAAACCAAGAACCTGCGGGTGTTCAAAGGCGGGCCTGGGACTCAGGCCATGGTTGCCCGCAGTATGCTGGATCAGGGCCGAAGCGCGGTTCTGGTGGTGCCTGGCGTACAGGAATTCAAGCAGGTCCGTGCGCTTCTGGCGCTCCTTTCGGGATCAGGGGGGGAGAAACATTCCCCGAGCTGGGAGCGTGACTGGCTCTTTCTGCCTCCCTATCTCTCCCGTCATCCCGAGGCCCAGGCCTGGAGCGAGCGTTGGGCCGCCCTTTACGGGCTGACCTACGGCAAACGCCCCCTCGGGGTACTCATGACCGCCGATAACCTCCTGCCGCACTGGCCTGCGGCATCGGTGGTGCGCGAGAACTGGGTGGCCCTGACTCGTGGCGAGGAAATGTCTCCAGAAATTCTGCTGGAGCAGCTCGTGGCCTGGGGATATGTGCGGCGAAAATTCGTCTCCGGCCCCGGAGAGCTGGCCATGCGCGGGGATATTCTCGACATCTACGCCTCGGGCTATGATCTCCCCCTGCGTCTCGAGTTTTTCGGAGACTCCATTGAGGAGATCCGGCTTTTCGACCTGGCCAGTCAGCGTTCCCGGTCCGATCTGACCGAGGCCGTTCTGCTGCCCGTAGCCCCGGCCATCACCTCCGGCGAGTATGGGGACAGGGCGCGTGAGCTTTGGAACCGGCTGCGCCGTACCGGAGAAATGGGAGCGGCCGAAGAGTCCGCGCTGCTTGGCCGCCTTGAGGCAGCGGACGGCTTTTTCTGGCCCGGCCTTTACTATCCCGATCCGGTGAGTATCGAACGTCATTTTCCCGAGGACGCGGCTTTTCTTCTCTCGGGCGATTTGCGGGGACGGCTGGAGGACCAGGATCAGGCATGGCGCGATTTCGTTGACGAGGAACTGCGTCAAAAAGGGCTGCGTTGGCCTCTTCGCTTTTTCTGCCGTACCCATGAAGGGGCTCGTACGGCCTGGCGCGACGCCCGGCAACTGGTCTTTGACGAATTGACCGTCGGCCGGGACAAGCACGGCATTGATCTGGCCGAGACACCCTACAGCGACTTCACCGACATTTTCTGGCAGCCCGAGGCATCGCGTCGGCCGTGGTCGGCCCTGGTCGCCGGCCTCAGGGAGTGGAACAGAGCGGGATTCCGAACCATTCTCAGCTTCCGGTCCGAACGCTCCCGTGCCAAGTTCCTGAGCATGGCCGAGCCCGAGCAGTTGCCCATATCCCTTGATTATGCTTCGGGTTCCTGTGGGGTGTTCGCCCTGGTCTCGCCACTGAGGAGGGGCATGGAGCTGACTTGGAGCCGCACACGCATTCTGGGCGAGGAGGTGCTCCAACCGGAACCATCTCGGACGCATGCCGTGCGCGACACGGCCTTTCAGGGGCTCGACCGCTACGAGGATCTCGCTGACGGCGATCTGCTGGTGCATCGTGACTACGGCCTGGCCCAGTTTGGCGGTCTGCACCATATGAATATCGGCGACGCGGCCAATGATTATCTGCTGCTTTATTTCGCAGGAGAGGATAAGCTTTATCTGCCCGTGGACCGGCTCAACCTCGTGCAGCGTTTCAAGGGGCCGGAGGGGGGGCGGCAGCCTGCCCTGGACAAGCTGGGGGGCACTCGCTGGAGCACCACAACGGCGCGGGTGCGCAAAGCGGTCGAGAAGATTGCCCACGAGCTGGTCGAGATGTATGCCTTTCGCCGGGTGGGCAAGGGGTATTCCTATGGGCCGCCCGACGACATGTACGCCGAGTTCGAGGCCACCTTCGGGTTCGAGGAAACCCCGGATCAGGATAAGGCTGTGCGCGACGTGTTTCGCGACATGGAAAAACCCGAGCCCATGGATCGGCTGATCTGTGGCGATGTGGGGTTCGGCAAGACCGAGGTGGCCCTGCGCGCTGCTTTCCGTGCGGCTCTGGAGGGACGCCAGACGGCCCTGCTGTGCCCCACCACGGTGCTGGCCGAACAGCATTACCAGACCTTCTCCAGACGTATGGAGGGTTTTCCCGTACGTATTGGACTTCTCAGCCGATTTGTGCCCGCCAAGCGTCAAAAAGACGTACTCCAGGCCGCTGCGCAGGGCGAGTTGGACATCCTCATTGGCACGCATCGCATCCTGTCAAAGGATGTGGAGCTGCCCAACCTCGGCCTGTTGATTCTCGACGAGGAGCAGCGTTTCGGCGTCAAGCACAAGGAACGGCTTAAGCATTTCCGGCAGAATATCGATGTGTTGACCCTGACGGCAACGCCCATTCCGCGCACTCTCCAACTGTCGCTTTCGGGCATCCGGGGGCTGTCGGTCATTGAGACCCCCCCATTGGACCGCAAGCCCGTAGAGACTGCTATCACCGAGCGTGACGCCCAGGCGTTGCGAGGCGTACTGCGTCGCGAACTGGAGCGGGGCGGACAGGTCTACTGGGTCTACAACCGTGTCAACGGTCTGGAGCGGGTGGCCGAGTTCGTTCGAGAGCTGGTGCCCGATGCCCGTGTGGGCATGGCCCACGGACGGATGAGTGAAAAGGGACTTGAGGAGGCCATGCGTGGCTTCTGGCACGGCGAGGTGGATGTGCTTGTGTGTACGGCCATCGTGGAGTCGGGGCTTGACTTCCCCAATGCCAACACCCTTATCGTGGATCAGGCCCAGCTCTTCGGTCTGGGCCAGCTCTATCAACTGCGCGGCCGGGTGGGGCGTAGCGAGCGGCAGGCCTACGCCTATTTCGTGGTTCCGAGCATCGATGATCTGAGTGAAACGGTGCGTAAACGCTTGCGTATCATTCTGGACATGGATTATCTGGGGGCAGGGTTCAAGATCGCCATGGAGGATCTGCGTCTGCGCGGCGCGGGCAACATCCTCGGCGAAGCCCAGTCCGGACAAATAGCCAAGGTCGGGCTTGACCTCTTCCTCGAGATGCTTGAGGAAGAGGTGCGCAGGGTGCGCGGCGAGACCGAGATCAGGGCCAGCGAGCCAGAGCTCAACTTTGTCTTTGAGGCCCATATCCCGGGTTCGTGCATTCCCGATGCCCGTGAGCGGCTGCGCTATTATCGGGCGCTTTCCTCGGCCCGGGACGAGGCGGCTCTGTGCGAGTTGGAAGCCGAGATGCGTGACAGATTCGGCCACCCGCCCCGTGAATTGGAAACATTTTTGGGCGTCCTGCGTCTCAAGCAGACGCTGTCGCGATTGCGTGCTGCCCGGGCCGAGCTGTATCCCGCCCGGGCAGTGGTCTCCTGGGACGACGGTGCGCCAACCGTGAGCACCCAGGCGCTGCTCGACTGGGTCGCCCGGCGCGACGGGCGGGCCAGGTTGATGCCTCCGGCCAAGCTTGAAATCCGCTACCTTGAGGCGGAATCAACGCGCCTTGCCCTTGAAAACACGGCCGCCGAGTTGGAGGAACTGCTCGACACGGCGCCCGCCAAACCGCAGGCATCGTAG
- a CDS encoding peptidylprolyl isomerase, giving the protein MFRNLAVFILTLALLAGCSNTADEIGVVARVNGAPIYLSQLEFQHDQFQVDAVGGYVPSVENLKNEYGEILAELIVQELVVQELEKRDIGVSDHEMLKAEEEVRADYPEGAFDQMLVEEYIDLKAWRLQLRNHLAMRKFFYQVLRPQIKIDYREAEQYYRDRISDFYLPESLRILVVRGPSREIVGKAVERFLAERDHLDLTTAFGEVETRDVMIREERLSATWKNALTGVAPGQASGVLTDRFGFEALVLLERSPAKVLEPAQAYPLVENALVERKLHDAFDAWLDTAMARARISLSSHLLSSEEFPQLAPLPMSDPEDSDGAEPEPLMQDLQDEDLSDDVSGADESEGDESGEDEMGSEDEFNGQESINDAENG; this is encoded by the coding sequence ATGTTCCGTAATCTCGCCGTTTTTATCCTGACCCTGGCCCTGCTGGCCGGATGCTCCAATACTGCCGATGAAATCGGAGTGGTAGCCCGCGTCAACGGTGCACCCATTTATCTTTCGCAGCTTGAATTCCAGCATGACCAGTTCCAGGTGGACGCCGTGGGCGGCTATGTGCCCAGCGTGGAAAACCTCAAGAACGAGTACGGCGAGATCCTGGCCGAACTCATCGTGCAGGAGCTGGTTGTCCAGGAGCTTGAAAAACGGGACATCGGCGTCTCGGACCACGAGATGCTCAAGGCCGAGGAGGAAGTCCGGGCCGACTATCCCGAGGGAGCCTTCGACCAGATGCTGGTGGAGGAGTATATCGATCTCAAGGCGTGGCGTCTCCAATTGCGCAACCATCTGGCCATGCGGAAGTTTTTTTATCAGGTGCTGCGGCCCCAGATCAAGATCGACTATCGCGAGGCCGAACAATATTATCGTGACCGAATCTCGGACTTTTATCTTCCCGAATCGCTGCGTATCCTGGTGGTGCGCGGCCCCAGCCGCGAGATAGTGGGCAAGGCCGTGGAGCGCTTTCTGGCCGAGCGGGACCATCTGGACCTGACCACCGCCTTTGGCGAGGTGGAGACCCGCGATGTGATGATACGGGAGGAACGGCTGTCTGCCACCTGGAAAAACGCCCTGACCGGCGTGGCTCCAGGGCAGGCCAGCGGCGTACTCACAGATCGTTTCGGTTTTGAAGCCCTGGTTTTGCTGGAGCGCAGCCCGGCCAAGGTTCTTGAGCCCGCCCAGGCCTACCCCCTGGTGGAAAACGCCCTGGTCGAGCGCAAGTTGCACGATGCCTTTGACGCATGGCTCGACACGGCCATGGCCCGCGCCAGGATTTCCTTGAGCAGCCACCTGTTGTCTTCGGAAGAATTCCCGCAGCTTGCGCCGTTGCCCATGTCCGACCCGGAGGATTCCGATGGAGCGGAGCCGGAGCCCTTGATGCAGGACCTTCAGGACGAGGACCTGAGTGACGATGTTTCCGGCGCGGACGAATCCGAGGGAGACGAATCAGGAGAGGACGAGATGGGCTCGGAAGACGAGTTCAACGGTCAAGAATCCATCAATGACGCCGAAAATGGATAA
- a CDS encoding UDP-glucose dehydrogenase family protein has product MNVCIVGTGYVGLVSAACFAEMGNRVVCVDVNPSVVETLKAGKVHIYEPGLEELVRRNNEQERLHFTTSLEEGMADSEVVFITVGTPQAVDGTCDLSHVEAVAREIGQCMTAPKIVVDKSTVPVGTADRVRAIIAGELGRRGVDIAFDVVSNPEFLKEGDAVGDFMKPDRVIVGSDDENSAKVLGALYAPFARSRDKLIIMGVRSAEMTKYAANCMLATKISFINEIANICERVGADVSEVRTGIGSDSRIGYSFIYPGAGYGGSCFPKDVKALISTADAHGYDARLIRSVDEVNNAQKHVLADKIIAYFAEQGGVSGRTLALWGIAFKANTDDIREASSVEVIRDLTGLGMKVRAFDPVAGERAREELGRLANLEIVDSQYEMLDGADALAVVTDWNQFRNPDFARIRTLLAAPVVFDGRNLYQPVRMGREGFAYFSIGRTPVL; this is encoded by the coding sequence ATGAACGTATGCATCGTCGGCACAGGTTATGTGGGGCTCGTCTCCGCCGCTTGCTTTGCCGAAATGGGCAACAGGGTCGTCTGCGTGGATGTCAATCCCAGTGTGGTCGAGACACTCAAGGCCGGCAAGGTCCATATTTACGAGCCTGGGCTTGAGGAGCTGGTGCGCCGAAACAACGAGCAGGAACGACTGCACTTCACCACCAGCCTTGAAGAGGGCATGGCCGATAGCGAGGTGGTCTTCATCACTGTCGGCACTCCCCAGGCCGTGGACGGCACCTGCGACCTCTCCCATGTCGAGGCTGTGGCCCGGGAGATAGGCCAGTGCATGACCGCGCCCAAGATCGTGGTGGACAAGTCCACCGTCCCGGTGGGCACGGCCGATCGCGTCCGCGCCATCATTGCCGGGGAACTCGGCAGACGCGGGGTGGACATCGCCTTTGACGTGGTCTCCAACCCGGAATTTCTCAAGGAAGGAGACGCCGTGGGCGACTTCATGAAGCCCGACAGGGTCATCGTGGGCAGCGACGACGAGAACTCGGCCAAGGTTCTCGGTGCGCTCTACGCCCCCTTTGCCCGCAGCCGCGACAAGCTCATCATCATGGGAGTGCGCAGCGCGGAGATGACCAAGTACGCGGCCAACTGCATGCTGGCCACCAAAATCTCCTTCATCAACGAGATAGCCAACATCTGCGAGCGGGTGGGGGCCGATGTCAGCGAAGTGCGCACGGGTATCGGTTCGGACAGCCGCATCGGGTACAGTTTCATCTATCCGGGGGCGGGGTATGGCGGCTCGTGCTTTCCCAAGGATGTCAAGGCGCTCATCAGCACTGCCGACGCCCATGGCTACGACGCCCGGCTGATCCGCTCCGTGGACGAGGTCAACAACGCCCAGAAGCATGTGCTGGCCGACAAGATCATCGCCTACTTCGCCGAGCAGGGTGGGGTGTCGGGGCGCACCCTGGCGCTTTGGGGCATCGCCTTCAAGGCCAATACCGACGACATCCGCGAGGCGTCGTCCGTCGAGGTGATCAGGGATCTGACCGGGCTTGGCATGAAGGTCCGCGCCTTTGACCCGGTGGCTGGAGAGCGCGCCAGGGAAGAGCTTGGGCGTCTTGCCAATCTCGAGATAGTGGACAGCCAATACGAAATGCTGGACGGAGCCGACGCCTTGGCCGTGGTCACGGATTGGAACCAGTTCCGCAATCCTGACTTTGCGAGGATACGCACACTGCTCGCGGCTCCTGTGGTCTTTGACGGCCGCAACCTCTACCAGCCCGTACGTATGGGCAGGGAAGGGTTCGCTTATTTCAGCATTGGCCGGACTCCTGTTCTCTAG